Proteins encoded in a region of the Pyxidicoccus trucidator genome:
- a CDS encoding sensor histidine kinase, translating into MAYLDPHRFRQLLLRSVALPATLMALLAVLLFWEVRQLLLADESADRSDAVLAQATEVRQLLVDRETGVRGFLLTGDESFLAPYHSAGKVLPEALARLDSSVADAPDQQARLAELRRRSAGWEAFAADELRRYRNQEDWVKLVAEGEGKRRMDGLRQLLDELAFVERERATQRSALAERQARLVLWGGAAWLLFLGLLLAWLSRRQLVLLSGDYESLLERAQSQANDLRASEARLEQRVAQRTQELTVANRELESFSYSVSHDLRAPLRAVDGFSQALLEDEGERISEDGHEHLRRLRAAATRMGQLIDDLLRLSRLSRAELTREPVDLSALARDVTDGLKRTEPGRDATFDIAPGLTTRGDARLLRVVLENLLGNAWKFTSQRSGARIEFFAESQDGRPHYCVRDNGVGFDMAYSGKLFSPFQRLHRPTEFPGTGIGLATVQRIIHRHGGDITAEAAPDGGATFRFTLEESHA; encoded by the coding sequence TTGGCCTACCTGGACCCCCACCGCTTCCGTCAGCTGCTGCTTCGCTCCGTGGCGCTGCCGGCCACCTTGATGGCGCTGCTGGCGGTGCTGCTCTTCTGGGAAGTGCGCCAGCTCCTCCTGGCGGATGAGTCGGCGGACCGCTCCGACGCGGTGCTGGCCCAGGCCACCGAGGTGCGCCAGCTCCTCGTCGACCGGGAGACGGGGGTGCGCGGCTTCCTCCTCACCGGGGACGAGTCCTTCCTGGCGCCCTATCACTCCGCGGGCAAGGTCCTGCCAGAAGCGTTGGCCCGGCTGGACTCGAGTGTGGCGGACGCGCCGGACCAGCAGGCCCGGCTCGCGGAGCTCCGTCGGCGCTCGGCGGGCTGGGAGGCCTTCGCCGCCGATGAGCTCCGGCGGTACCGCAACCAGGAAGACTGGGTGAAGCTGGTCGCCGAGGGAGAGGGCAAGCGTCGCATGGACGGCCTGCGCCAGCTCCTGGACGAGCTGGCCTTCGTGGAGCGCGAGCGGGCCACCCAGCGCAGCGCCCTGGCCGAGCGCCAGGCCCGGCTGGTGCTGTGGGGTGGCGCCGCCTGGCTGCTCTTCCTGGGCCTGCTGCTGGCCTGGTTGTCCCGGCGCCAGCTCGTGCTCCTGTCCGGCGACTATGAGTCCCTGCTGGAGCGAGCGCAGAGTCAGGCCAACGACTTGCGCGCCAGCGAGGCCCGGCTGGAGCAGCGCGTGGCCCAGCGCACCCAGGAGCTGACGGTGGCCAACCGCGAGCTGGAGTCCTTCAGCTACTCCGTCTCCCACGACTTGCGCGCCCCCCTGCGCGCGGTGGACGGCTTCAGTCAGGCGCTGCTGGAGGACGAGGGCGAGCGCATCTCCGAGGACGGCCACGAGCACCTGCGGCGGCTGCGCGCGGCGGCCACCCGGATGGGGCAGCTCATCGACGACCTGCTGCGGCTGTCCCGCCTCTCCCGCGCCGAGCTGACCCGCGAGCCGGTGGACCTGAGCGCCCTGGCCCGAGACGTGACGGACGGGCTCAAGCGCACCGAGCCCGGCCGCGACGCGACGTTCGACATCGCCCCCGGCCTCACGACGCGAGGGGACGCCCGCCTGCTGCGAGTTGTCCTGGAGAATCTGTTGGGCAACGCCTGGAAGTTCACCAGCCAGCGCTCCGGGGCCCGCATCGAATTTTTCGCCGAGTCCCAGGACGGGCGCCCCCATTACTGTGTCCGGGACAACGGCGTGGGATTCGACATGGCGTACTCGGGCAAGCTCTTCTCCCCCTTCCAGCGGCTGCACCGTCCCACCGAGTTTCCCGGCACTGGCATCGGCCTGGCGACCGTGCAGCGCATCATCCACCGTCACGGCGGAGACATCACCGCGGAGGCGGCGCCCGACGGCGGCGCCACCTTCCGCTTCACCCTGGAGGAGTCGCACGCATGA
- a CDS encoding response regulator, giving the protein MNGSERPILLVEDNPDDADLTLRAFKRAGITRPVEVVGDGVEALDYLFAQGPYASRAGQSPPVVVLLDLKLPRMDGHEVLRRIRADPRTRLLPVVILTSSVEETDLVKGYGGGANSYVRKPVSYTEFVEAARQLGLYWLVLNHEPPTRPPSGTAG; this is encoded by the coding sequence ATGAATGGCTCGGAGCGACCCATCCTCCTGGTGGAGGACAACCCGGATGACGCGGACCTGACCCTGCGGGCCTTCAAGCGCGCCGGCATCACCCGGCCGGTGGAGGTGGTGGGGGACGGCGTGGAGGCCCTCGACTATCTCTTCGCCCAGGGCCCCTACGCCAGCCGTGCCGGCCAGTCGCCGCCGGTGGTGGTGCTGCTGGACTTGAAGCTGCCGCGCATGGACGGGCACGAGGTGCTGCGCCGCATCCGCGCGGACCCGCGCACGCGGCTGTTGCCGGTGGTCATCCTCACCTCCTCGGTGGAGGAGACGGACCTGGTGAAGGGCTATGGCGGCGGGGCCAACAGCTACGTGCGCAAGCCGGTGAGCTACACGGAGTTCGTGGAGGCGGCGCGCCAGCTGGGCCTGTACTGGCTGGTGCTCAACCACGAGCCGCCCACCCGTCCACCCTCGGGGACGGCTGGATGA
- a CDS encoding sensor histidine kinase, translating to MKPLRLLLVEDNPDDAALVLLELRRNGFRPEALRVQTADAMRQALESTDFEIILSDFSMPHFTALEALKLLRETGRDIPFIVVSGSIGEDEAVAAMRSGARDYFAKDRLVRLGAAVERELVEARARRERARVELDRNLLALASEVLTEPLDLDERLRRLVQLPVPKVADWCSLRIHEKGRGGLRLVALAHPDAARAARMWEVDQRFPLAVGADFGLARVLATGEPELVEEVAARPRSVTDVTEYQQTLRELGFRSALHVPLRGRSSVLGVLSLAMDGARRLGPVDLALAQELARRAGLVLENAHLFREVQDAVQLRDEFLTVAAHELRTPLTTLRLQLGSVLHHAAVTPLAPELEARLERSLRQVLRLGTLVEALLDVSRLSSGEVSLSPERLELAEVARGVAERYGAEAEGVGSELHVSQKPGLWGAWDRARVEQAVAALVANALKFGPGRPVEVEVSRAGPMGRVRVLDRGIGIPEDQLERIFERFGRAVSSRSYGGLGLGLYLARRAAEAHGGRAWAEPREGGGAIFTLELPLEKEERE from the coding sequence ATGAAGCCGCTGCGGCTGCTGCTGGTGGAGGACAACCCGGACGACGCGGCGCTGGTGCTCCTGGAGCTCCGCCGCAACGGCTTCCGTCCGGAGGCCCTCCGCGTCCAGACGGCGGACGCGATGCGCCAGGCACTCGAGAGCACGGACTTCGAAATCATCCTCTCCGACTTCTCCATGCCCCACTTCACCGCGCTGGAGGCGCTGAAGCTGCTGCGGGAGACGGGGCGGGACATCCCCTTCATCGTCGTGTCCGGCAGCATCGGCGAGGACGAGGCGGTGGCGGCGATGCGCTCGGGCGCGCGCGACTACTTCGCCAAGGACCGACTGGTGCGGCTGGGCGCGGCGGTGGAGCGCGAGCTGGTGGAGGCCCGGGCCCGGCGCGAGCGCGCGCGGGTGGAGCTGGACCGGAACCTGCTCGCGCTCGCCAGCGAGGTGCTCACCGAGCCGCTGGACCTGGACGAGCGGCTGCGCCGGCTGGTGCAGCTGCCCGTGCCCAAGGTGGCGGACTGGTGCTCCCTGCGCATCCACGAGAAGGGGCGCGGGGGCCTGCGGCTGGTGGCGCTGGCGCACCCGGACGCGGCGCGGGCGGCGCGCATGTGGGAGGTGGACCAGCGCTTCCCCCTCGCGGTGGGCGCGGACTTCGGGCTCGCGCGGGTGCTCGCCACCGGCGAGCCGGAGCTGGTGGAGGAGGTGGCGGCGCGGCCCCGGTCCGTCACCGACGTCACGGAGTACCAGCAGACGCTGCGGGAGCTGGGCTTCCGCTCGGCGCTGCACGTGCCGCTGCGGGGCCGCTCCAGCGTGCTGGGCGTGCTGTCGCTGGCCATGGACGGTGCCCGGCGCCTGGGGCCGGTGGACCTGGCGCTGGCGCAGGAGCTGGCCCGGCGCGCGGGCCTGGTGCTGGAGAACGCGCACCTGTTCCGCGAGGTGCAGGACGCGGTGCAGCTGCGCGACGAGTTCCTCACCGTGGCGGCGCACGAGCTGCGCACGCCGCTCACCACGCTGCGGCTCCAGCTGGGCTCGGTGCTGCACCACGCCGCCGTGACGCCGCTGGCCCCGGAGCTGGAGGCGCGGCTGGAGCGCAGCCTGCGCCAGGTGCTGCGGCTGGGGACGCTGGTGGAGGCGCTGCTGGACGTGTCCCGTCTCAGCAGCGGAGAGGTGAGCCTGTCCCCGGAGCGCCTGGAGCTCGCGGAGGTGGCGCGCGGGGTGGCGGAGCGCTATGGCGCGGAGGCGGAAGGGGTGGGCAGCGAGCTGCACGTGTCGCAGAAGCCCGGGCTGTGGGGCGCCTGGGACAGGGCGCGGGTGGAGCAGGCGGTGGCGGCGCTGGTGGCCAATGCGCTGAAGTTCGGCCCCGGCAGGCCGGTGGAGGTGGAGGTGTCACGGGCGGGGCCCATGGGCCGGGTGCGGGTGCTGGACCGGGGCATCGGGATTCCGGAGGACCAGCTGGAGCGCATCTTCGAGCGCTTCGGCCGGGCCGTCAGCTCGCGCTCGTACGGCGGGCTGGGCCTGGGGCTGTACCTCGCGAGGCGCGCCGCGGAGGCGCACGGAGGCCGCGCCTGGGCGGAGCCGCGCGAGGGTGGCGGAGCGATTTTCACCTTGGAGCTGCCGTTGGAGAAGGAGGAGCGTGAGTGA
- a CDS encoding response regulator: MSRPLLVVDDDADLREALEEVLRDAGFEVLGASNGKHALEVLGAMPELPGLILLDMMMPVLDGGGFARAMRQVPEWRDLPVLVFSASANARQVAEEIGACGHLRKPVDVDTLVEAVRKCKRP; this comes from the coding sequence GTGAGCCGGCCGCTGCTGGTGGTGGATGACGACGCGGACCTGCGCGAGGCCCTGGAAGAGGTGCTGCGCGACGCGGGCTTCGAGGTGCTGGGCGCCAGCAATGGCAAGCACGCCCTGGAGGTGCTGGGCGCCATGCCCGAGCTGCCGGGCCTCATCCTGCTGGACATGATGATGCCGGTGCTGGACGGGGGCGGCTTCGCCCGCGCCATGCGCCAGGTGCCCGAGTGGAGAGACCTTCCCGTGCTCGTCTTCTCCGCGTCCGCCAACGCCCGCCAGGTGGCGGAGGAGATTGGTGCGTGCGGCCACCTGCGCAAGCCCGTGGACGTGGACACGCTCGTGGAGGCCGTGCGCAAGTGCAAGCGGCCCTGA
- a CDS encoding cation:proton antiporter — protein sequence MHTNALTLLLVQLIVIIGLSRLIGRGARWLGQPLVIAEVVAGILLGPSLLGWVAPGAMEWLFPASSMPVLKMLSQVGLVLFMFLIGLELDPKLLKGRGHASVAISHTSIIVPFALGAGAAALWLYRSLSDPAVPFSSFVLFMGVAMSITAFPVLARILTERGLLQSKVGTVAIACAAVDDVTAWCLLAFVVSIVRASSLADAALTTVFAMLYIGFVLVVVRPFLARLGARVASREGLTQNVVAGTLVLLLVSAWVTELIGIHALFGAFLFGAVIPKEGGLAEALAERLEDVAVVLLLPVFFAFSGLRTQIGLLDSVEAWMTCGVIILLACVGKFGGSTVAARLTGMGWREAGAVGVLMNTRGLMELIVLNLGLDLGVISPQLFTMMVLMALVTTFITTPLLRWFYPTEELTRDRLAPVTTLEAGPAPYSVLMCVSHGQAGPGMASLARALVGGERAQLHALHLVPPERASLRPDAERSPPAEGALAPLLGRAEKLGLAVRPLSFVSAEPAADILRTAQARRADLVLLGWHKPLFSQTVLGGTVHEVMEAASGTVAVLVDRGLSDVKRVLVPFIGSSHDRAALGLARRLMRQSGAEVTVLHVTSDLGGGGARAQVEELFPSEEGGVRLKVVRHAVPDEAALEEARHGYDLVVVGLGAQWGLEDRLFGLHRERIVRDAPGSLLVVCHPEAAPAVEVAAAEREESSSGAMPARS from the coding sequence ATGCACACCAACGCGCTCACGCTGTTACTGGTGCAGCTCATCGTCATCATCGGCCTGTCGCGGCTTATCGGCCGTGGCGCGAGGTGGCTGGGGCAACCGCTGGTCATCGCCGAGGTGGTGGCGGGCATCCTCCTGGGCCCGTCGCTGCTGGGGTGGGTGGCGCCGGGGGCGATGGAGTGGCTGTTCCCTGCGTCGTCGATGCCGGTGCTGAAGATGCTCAGCCAGGTGGGGCTGGTGCTCTTCATGTTCCTCATCGGCCTGGAGCTGGACCCGAAGCTCCTGAAGGGGCGGGGGCATGCCTCGGTGGCCATCAGCCACACCAGCATCATCGTCCCCTTCGCGCTGGGCGCGGGGGCGGCGGCGCTGTGGCTGTACCGGAGCCTGTCGGACCCGGCGGTGCCGTTCAGCTCGTTCGTGCTCTTCATGGGCGTGGCGATGAGCATCACCGCCTTCCCGGTGCTGGCGCGCATCCTCACGGAGCGGGGGCTGTTGCAGTCGAAGGTGGGCACGGTGGCCATCGCCTGCGCGGCGGTGGACGACGTGACGGCGTGGTGCCTGCTGGCCTTCGTCGTCTCCATCGTCCGGGCCTCGAGCCTGGCGGACGCGGCGCTCACCACGGTGTTCGCCATGCTCTACATCGGCTTCGTGCTGGTGGTGGTGCGGCCCTTCCTGGCGCGGCTGGGGGCCCGGGTGGCCAGCCGTGAGGGGCTGACGCAGAACGTGGTGGCGGGCACGCTGGTGCTGCTGCTGGTGTCCGCGTGGGTGACGGAGCTCATCGGCATCCACGCCCTCTTCGGGGCCTTCCTCTTCGGTGCCGTCATCCCCAAGGAGGGCGGGCTGGCGGAGGCGCTGGCGGAGCGGCTGGAGGACGTGGCGGTGGTGCTGCTGTTGCCCGTCTTCTTCGCCTTCAGCGGCCTGCGCACGCAGATTGGCCTGCTGGACAGCGTGGAGGCGTGGATGACGTGTGGGGTCATCATCCTGCTGGCATGCGTGGGCAAGTTCGGTGGCAGCACGGTGGCGGCGCGGCTGACGGGCATGGGCTGGCGCGAGGCGGGCGCGGTGGGCGTGCTGATGAACACGCGCGGGCTGATGGAGCTCATCGTGCTCAACCTCGGCCTGGACCTGGGCGTCATCTCGCCCCAGCTCTTCACGATGATGGTGCTGATGGCGCTGGTGACGACGTTCATCACCACGCCGCTGCTGCGCTGGTTCTACCCGACGGAGGAGCTGACGCGGGACAGGCTCGCGCCGGTGACGACGCTGGAGGCGGGCCCGGCGCCCTACAGCGTCCTGATGTGCGTGTCGCACGGGCAGGCGGGGCCGGGCATGGCGTCGCTGGCGCGGGCGCTGGTGGGCGGCGAGCGCGCGCAGCTCCATGCGCTGCACCTGGTGCCTCCCGAGCGCGCGTCGCTGCGTCCGGACGCGGAGCGGAGCCCTCCGGCGGAGGGCGCGCTGGCGCCGCTGCTGGGACGGGCGGAGAAGCTGGGACTGGCGGTGCGCCCACTGTCCTTCGTGTCCGCCGAGCCCGCCGCGGACATCCTCCGCACGGCGCAGGCCCGGCGCGCGGACCTGGTGCTGCTGGGCTGGCACAAGCCCCTCTTCAGCCAGACGGTGCTGGGCGGCACGGTGCACGAGGTGATGGAGGCGGCGTCCGGCACGGTGGCGGTGCTGGTGGACCGGGGACTGTCGGACGTGAAGCGGGTGCTGGTGCCCTTCATCGGCAGCAGCCATGACCGGGCGGCGCTGGGGCTGGCGCGGCGGCTGATGCGGCAGTCGGGCGCGGAGGTGACGGTGCTGCACGTGACGTCGGACCTGGGCGGCGGCGGCGCGCGGGCCCAGGTGGAGGAGCTGTTCCCCTCCGAGGAGGGCGGCGTGCGACTGAAGGTGGTGCGGCACGCGGTGCCGGACGAGGCCGCGCTGGAGGAGGCGCGCCACGGGTATGACCTGGTGGTGGTGGGCCTGGGCGCGCAGTGGGGCCTGGAGGACCGGCTCTTCGGCCTGCACCGCGAGCGCATCGTCCGCGACGCGCCGGGCTCGCTGCTCGTGGTCTGTCACCCGGAAGCCGCGCCCGCGGTGGAAGTCGCCGCCGCCGAGCGCGAGGAGTCCTCCAGCGGCGCGATGCCCGCGAGGAGCTGA
- a CDS encoding helix-turn-helix domain-containing protein produces the protein MHLGATLRLLRVDAGVSLRDMARRIGVSSAYLSRVENGVDAPPTPERLAAIARELDVPPALLMDVAQRVSPYVAGYLEEVPGAGTLFLEIARRRLSGAQLTRVRAFLDSEFPVRGARADEPVPPLAPLLAPERVVVQLSCAGWDDVLDVVAGRLSAALPGADAGRLVDELRRRDEESSCAVGGGVAVPHAFLAGATPVAALVTLAKPLKVDTPDGQPLRLVVAAVDGGRGRVRLMRLAHVARLAAHGLADRLLDARQPHQVLTVLEELESLR, from the coding sequence ATGCACCTGGGGGCCACCCTGAGGCTGTTGCGTGTCGATGCGGGCGTGTCCCTGCGGGACATGGCCCGGCGCATCGGCGTGTCGAGCGCGTACCTCAGCCGGGTGGAGAACGGCGTGGACGCGCCGCCCACGCCCGAGCGGCTGGCGGCGATTGCCCGCGAGCTGGACGTGCCGCCCGCGCTGCTGATGGACGTGGCCCAGCGGGTGAGCCCGTACGTGGCGGGCTACCTGGAAGAGGTGCCCGGGGCGGGAACGCTCTTCCTCGAAATCGCGCGGCGGCGGCTGTCGGGCGCGCAGCTCACGCGGGTGCGCGCCTTCCTGGACTCGGAGTTCCCGGTGCGCGGCGCGCGGGCCGACGAGCCCGTGCCCCCGCTGGCGCCGCTGCTGGCCCCGGAGCGGGTGGTGGTGCAGCTGTCCTGCGCGGGCTGGGACGACGTGCTGGACGTGGTGGCCGGGCGCCTGAGCGCGGCGCTGCCGGGCGCGGACGCGGGGCGGCTGGTGGACGAATTGCGGCGGCGCGACGAGGAGTCCTCGTGCGCGGTGGGCGGCGGGGTGGCGGTGCCGCATGCCTTCCTGGCGGGCGCCACGCCGGTGGCGGCGCTGGTGACACTGGCGAAGCCGCTGAAGGTGGACACGCCGGACGGCCAGCCGCTCCGGCTGGTGGTGGCGGCGGTGGATGGCGGCCGGGGCCGCGTCCGGCTGATGCGGCTGGCGCACGTGGCACGGCTGGCCGCCCACGGGCTCGCGGACCGGCTGCTGGACGCGCGGCAGCCGCACCAGGTGCTCACCGTGCTGGAGGAACTGGAGTCGCTGCGCTGA
- a CDS encoding GNAT family N-acetyltransferase, with protein MTNAELTVRLRANVIAFRHLQRERGQLRHLGLPGVDAFCLPAFLGELHFQQAYFTDAGALAQGLPAVEDFYRGQGVPAWRVVVLPGDVDGGRVLGGAGYRPDERVTDAMGLVLAEVQDVPPGIPLEEPETQEDLVALNISAWGSWGGTLEVWNRPPRLPVHTLVAREAGRPLACGFAQDVGDTAGIFMVATAPEARGRGLATEVMRGLLAGARKRGMTASVLQSTPQGLGVYRRLGYRELGSWVSWVYRAR; from the coding sequence ATGACGAATGCCGAACTGACCGTGCGTCTGCGCGCCAATGTCATCGCCTTCCGGCACCTCCAGCGGGAGCGGGGCCAGCTGCGCCACCTGGGCCTGCCGGGGGTGGACGCCTTCTGCCTCCCCGCCTTCCTGGGGGAGCTGCACTTCCAGCAGGCGTACTTCACCGACGCCGGAGCGCTCGCCCAGGGCCTGCCCGCCGTGGAGGACTTCTACCGGGGCCAGGGCGTGCCCGCGTGGCGCGTGGTGGTGCTGCCGGGTGACGTCGACGGGGGGCGGGTGCTCGGCGGCGCCGGCTACCGCCCCGACGAGCGCGTCACGGACGCCATGGGGCTGGTGCTGGCCGAGGTGCAGGACGTGCCCCCCGGCATCCCCCTGGAGGAGCCGGAAACGCAGGAGGACCTGGTGGCGCTCAACATCTCCGCCTGGGGAAGCTGGGGCGGCACCCTGGAGGTGTGGAACCGGCCGCCCCGGCTGCCCGTGCACACGCTGGTGGCACGCGAGGCGGGTCGGCCGCTGGCCTGTGGCTTCGCGCAGGACGTGGGCGACACCGCCGGCATCTTCATGGTGGCCACCGCCCCCGAGGCGCGAGGCCGCGGGCTGGCGACGGAGGTCATGCGCGGGCTGCTCGCCGGAGCGCGGAAGCGGGGTATGACGGCGTCCGTGCTCCAGTCCACACCGCAGGGCCTGGGCGTGTACCGGCGGCTGGGCTACCGGGAGCTTGGCAGCTGGGTGAGCTGGGTGTACCGCGCCCGCTGA
- the gyrB gene encoding DNA topoisomerase (ATP-hydrolyzing) subunit B produces MEKTPATGAAVAPPPVEYGTDSITKLEGREAVRKRPGMYIGDTMTYGLHKLVYEVVDNAVDESLAGHCTDIEVVIHVDGSLSVQDNGRGIPVGPHPKFPGKDTLEVVLTELHAGSKFGNGAYKVSGGLHGVGVTCVNFLSEWFKVRVQRNGKVYEQAYAQGIPVSHPQEVGTTDKRGTHIAFKPDATVMETNDFNFETLSQRLRELAFLNAGLHITIRDERTNKEHDFKFEGGISSFVQYLNQSKEVLHEKPISFSTEREGVTLDIAMQWNDGYDERIYTFANNINTHEGGSHLSGFKAALTRTLNSYAEKGGQWKDLKETPTGEDAREGLSAVISVKLPNPQFEGQTKTKLGNSEVKGLVEQMVNDQLATFLEETPMVAKKVVAKIGDACRARIAARKARETVRRKGVLDGGGLPGKLADCQSKDPRESELYIVEGDSAGGSAKQGRDRRNQAILPLRGKILNVEKARFEKMLTSAEIVTLITALGTGIGAEDYDPEKARYHRIILMTDADVDGSHIRTLLLTFFFRQMPELLQKGYLYIAQPPLYKVTRNKKDLYVKDERALNEYLLKAASEHSRVLTPAGELGGSELKALLEKVITYEERLEKQAKRRDARVVDALVQATRTTADTLADELAMETVVKDVYGYFERRMPDVLGRVKHELVQDPEHHTKKLVFRTDVNGAMRETVLDHAFLSSPEYVELAALRDAFASLGKAPYKVRVDAGEVTAFTVQEVLAVVRKDAQKGLGLQRYKGLGEMNPEQLWDTTMNPTTRTLLQVRVEDAVESDTIFSLLMGEAVEPRREFIERNALDVQNLDI; encoded by the coding sequence ATGGAAAAGACCCCCGCTACCGGCGCAGCGGTTGCCCCGCCGCCCGTGGAGTATGGGACGGACAGCATCACCAAGCTCGAGGGCCGCGAGGCGGTCCGGAAGCGCCCAGGCATGTACATCGGCGACACCATGACCTACGGGCTCCACAAGCTCGTGTACGAGGTCGTGGACAACGCCGTGGACGAGTCGCTCGCGGGCCACTGCACGGACATCGAGGTCGTCATCCACGTGGATGGCTCGCTCAGCGTCCAGGACAACGGCCGCGGCATTCCCGTGGGCCCGCACCCGAAGTTCCCCGGCAAGGACACGCTGGAGGTGGTGCTCACCGAGCTGCACGCCGGCAGCAAGTTCGGCAACGGGGCCTACAAGGTCTCCGGCGGCCTGCACGGCGTGGGCGTCACCTGCGTCAACTTCCTCTCCGAGTGGTTCAAGGTCCGCGTCCAGCGCAACGGCAAGGTGTACGAGCAGGCCTACGCGCAGGGCATCCCCGTGAGCCATCCGCAGGAAGTCGGCACCACGGACAAGCGTGGCACGCACATCGCCTTCAAGCCGGACGCCACGGTGATGGAGACGAACGACTTCAACTTCGAGACGCTCAGCCAGCGCCTGCGCGAGCTGGCGTTCCTCAACGCCGGCCTGCACATCACCATCCGCGATGAGCGCACGAACAAGGAGCACGACTTCAAGTTCGAAGGCGGCATCTCGTCCTTCGTGCAGTACCTCAACCAGTCGAAGGAGGTGCTGCACGAGAAGCCGATTTCCTTCTCCACGGAGCGCGAGGGCGTCACGCTCGACATCGCGATGCAGTGGAATGACGGCTACGACGAGCGCATCTACACCTTCGCCAACAACATCAACACCCACGAGGGTGGCAGCCACCTGTCCGGCTTCAAGGCGGCGCTCACGCGCACGCTGAACAGCTACGCGGAGAAGGGCGGCCAGTGGAAGGACCTGAAGGAGACGCCCACGGGTGAGGACGCCCGCGAGGGCCTGTCCGCGGTCATCTCCGTCAAGCTGCCCAACCCGCAGTTCGAGGGGCAGACGAAGACGAAGCTGGGCAACAGCGAGGTGAAGGGCCTGGTCGAGCAGATGGTGAACGACCAGCTCGCCACCTTCCTCGAAGAGACGCCCATGGTCGCCAAGAAGGTCGTGGCGAAGATTGGCGACGCCTGCCGTGCCCGCATCGCCGCCCGCAAGGCGCGGGAGACGGTGCGCCGCAAGGGCGTGCTGGACGGCGGCGGCCTGCCGGGCAAGCTCGCGGACTGCCAGAGCAAGGACCCGCGCGAGAGCGAGCTTTACATCGTCGAGGGTGACTCCGCAGGCGGCTCCGCGAAGCAGGGCCGGGACAGGCGCAACCAGGCCATCCTCCCGCTGCGCGGCAAGATTCTGAACGTCGAGAAGGCGCGCTTCGAGAAGATGCTGACCAGCGCCGAAATCGTGACGCTGATTACGGCCCTGGGCACGGGCATCGGCGCCGAGGACTACGACCCGGAGAAGGCGCGCTACCACCGCATCATCCTGATGACGGACGCAGACGTGGACGGCAGCCACATCCGCACGCTGCTGCTGACGTTCTTCTTCCGCCAGATGCCGGAGCTGCTCCAGAAGGGGTACCTCTACATCGCGCAGCCGCCCCTCTATAAGGTGACGCGCAACAAGAAGGACCTCTACGTCAAGGACGAGCGCGCGCTGAACGAGTACCTGCTCAAGGCCGCCTCGGAGCACTCGCGGGTGCTGACGCCCGCGGGCGAGCTGGGCGGCTCGGAGCTGAAGGCGCTGCTGGAGAAGGTGATTACGTACGAGGAGCGCCTGGAGAAGCAGGCGAAGCGCCGTGACGCGCGGGTGGTGGACGCGCTGGTGCAGGCGACGCGGACGACGGCCGACACGCTGGCGGACGAGCTGGCGATGGAGACGGTCGTGAAGGACGTCTACGGCTACTTCGAGCGCCGGATGCCGGACGTGCTGGGCCGGGTGAAGCACGAGCTGGTGCAGGACCCGGAGCACCACACGAAGAAGCTGGTGTTCCGCACGGACGTGAATGGCGCCATGCGGGAGACGGTGCTGGACCACGCCTTCCTGTCGTCTCCGGAGTACGTGGAGCTGGCGGCGCTGCGCGACGCCTTCGCTTCGCTGGGCAAGGCGCCGTACAAGGTGCGGGTGGATGCGGGCGAGGTGACGGCCTTCACCGTGCAGGAGGTCCTGGCCGTGGTCCGCAAGGACGCGCAGAAGGGGCTGGGCCTGCAGCGCTACAAGGGGCTGGGCGAGATGAACCCCGAGCAGCTCTGGGACACCACCATGAACCCGACCACGCGCACGCTGCTCCAGGTACGGGTGGAGGACGCGGTGGAGAGCGACACCATCTTCTCGCTGCTGATGGGCGAGGCGGTGGAGCCGCGCCGCGAGTTCATCGAGCGCAACGCGCTCGACGTGCAGAACCTGGACATCTGA